A genomic region of Bactrocera dorsalis isolate Fly_Bdor chromosome 3, ASM2337382v1, whole genome shotgun sequence contains the following coding sequences:
- the LOC105230686 gene encoding anillin isoform X3: MDPFTQRILEKAEQRSRLLGISKASKHPLIESAREFNIAKSVEVGDVESRTQQKQTFQTQQITVQPAVAASLQATSRKGTSAKNESGLNCNKLEVIEKVVNNTASLSNTEQKVHRQFSAVNKQNMDLGIEINIVTNKNMEVEVQVEEQDIVNNDVSHIKTALEQTTSKIRDTSRSRLQRLGALYANPNDLSSPIHRTEGDFHSDSPVDECDGKSTKRSKQRLGKLVELASSINQWEDDTTHHDPHPLSSLPPPKPDLPSRKISNVPIATLQGTKLSNNAYKEGHENTLTENLSTKEKKPGNTTQPPCNTKQLTWDPLLFNSLEAQGFQRRKSSVVKLAYDYTKDEKSKSTEKQGDDDVKNAAHQPKVAKLASTFSKILEDKCNMIDHKERKFTNVNIGLVSGRTAAFEKKVSACQEAQKPQKDPTELSLKERMQLFERNKGEALIPKAALGMAPPISKIQNEHTVQHKGDGAKATNADVLFTNGNLNLKTSKPSNESKLREKVAALVSNTCTMAESKIKSDIQKQRKNDMQVIANRFHKQKYINESKENILESSGTKETSLNFDNTKNTTIAHPTSPPPPPPMPKESLTMKNKRHSPSEVTDEESKRARKTAVSSLYPALSDLELRNLASESNRGSGATTAIMSDQSTADEHGQMLTKKHETSDLDSMNGDGSDMYSEEADDSSIDICNISLGREIMHAVQKNDDHQQKQQQNKQMEQKTCGDNEYFGCEDSSLNSSDTSLGINDYLDEALEEDGIDDDTQGSCDYANESESIIHLSKENKGTTASNSFSFHKSSKKDENYKIATEANKISPIPNSATSLYATQPVKSELSINRENENNMVTLVHTSANSTPIRKVSKERKILRSDISNATPAALKIEHKNDIKEVKNDETYLVEEVETQVNSLQDEIDTDDTHLVEEKIKKLLDEVCKQQTVIAQTSQALNLCAATIEFSGSTESVEGERHLLVATHRRQACLDEVQRLRVEKCLRPTGSLRDKGRLTVKEITIPLRQDYIRKLAADTISGHHLVCLLKYNEYVLATKTVPTLPGLLAVKFPDVLIMNNVYADFRITLEIYGMTAQREVLPHEVKYHINLNKKCGIKTPKKKGSENRLVMPPVQSPAGPNVVRTPALVQYGFAIFSLREIQRTSWTLTQILGVSPLEGVVHMKANCELSVLVEHRGFLTMFEDISGFGAWHRRWCYLNGSVLNYWKYPDDERKKTPIGTIDLYACHTQKVTVAPRDICARLNTMMLEFERPAKETDVESLIIVPNGRNTIVRYLLSADTKEERELWCAYFNKVLLLLRAWGPPQ, translated from the exons ATGGATCCTTTTACCCAG CGAATTCTTGAAAAGGCAGAACAACGTAGTAGACTTTTAGGTATAAGTAAGGCAAGTAAACATCCTCTTATCGAGAGTGCCAGAGAGTTTAATATTGCCAAATCCGTCGAAGTCGGTGATGTGGAAAGTAGaactcaacaaaaacaaacattccaAACACAGCAGATAACTGTTCAGCCTGCTGTAGCGGCATCTTTGCAAGCTACATCACGTAAAGGAACCAGCGCAAAAAATGAAAGTGGTTTAAATTGCAATAAGTTGGAAGTTATTGAAAAGGTTGTTAATAATACTGCGAGTTTGTCGAATACGGAGCAAAAAGTTCATCGTCAGTTTTCGGCGgtgaataagcaaaatatggaTTTAGGAATTGAAATCAATATAGTGACAAATAAAAACATGGAG gttGAAGTTCAAGTAGAAGAGCAAGATATTGTCAATAATGATGTCAGCCACATTAAAACAGCATTGGAACAAACGACATCTAAAATACGAGATACTTCACGAAGTCGTTTACAGCGCCTTGGTGCACTTTATGCCAACCCCAATGACCTTTCATCGCCAATACACCGAACCGAGGGGGATTTCCATTCTGATTCTCCTGTTGATGAATGTGATGGGAAAAGTACTAAACGTTCCAAACAACGTTTAGGAAAATTAGTCGAACTTGCGAGTTCTATCAATCAGTGGGAAGATGACACCACTCATCACGACCCGCATCCACTTAGTTCACTACCGCCACCTAAGCCAGATTTACCAagtagaaaaatttcaaatgtacCGATAGCTACTTTACAAGGTACGAAATTATCAAACAATGCATATAAAGAGGGACACGAAAACACACTAACAGAGAATTTGtcaacgaaggaaaaaaaaccaGGGAATACCACACAACCGCCCTGTAATACAAAACAATTGACATGGGATCCCCTGCTGTTTAATTCACTTGAAGCCCAGGGATTTCAAAGACGTAAATCATCTGTTGTGAAACTTGCTTATGACTAcacaaaagatgaaaaaagtaaGTCGACAGAAAAACAAGGAGATGATGATGTAAAAAATGCTGCACATCAGCCTAAAGTGGCTAAGTTGGCCagcacattttcaaaaattttggagGATAAATGTAATATGATTGACCATAAGGAACGAAAATTCACAAATGTTAATATTGGTTTAGTTTCTGGACGAACGGCTGCTTTTGAGAAAAAAGTTAGCGCTTGTCAAGAAGCACAAAAGCCACAAAAAGATCCGACAGAATTATCGCTCAAGGAACGTATGCAATTATTTGAACGGAATAAAGGGGAAGCCCTTATTCCGAAAGCTGCTCTCGGAATGGCTCCGCCTATAAGCAAAATTCAGAATGAGCACACTGTGCAACATAAAGGAGATGGTGCCAAAG CAACTAATGCCGACGTTTTGTTTACtaatggaaatttaaatttgaaaacatcgAAACCCAGCAACGAAAGTAAATTGCGTGAAAAAGTAGCTGCGCTTGTTTCAAACACATGTACCATGGCAGAGAGCAAAATAAAATCTGATATACAAAAGCAACGTAAAAATGATATGCAAGTTATTGCAAATCGatttcacaaacaaaaatatataaatgaaagcaAAGAGAACATATTGGAGTCATCTGGAACTAAGGAAACATCGCTTAATTTTGATAATACGAAAAATACCACTATCGCACATCCTAcgtcaccaccaccaccacctccGATGCCCAAAGAAAGTTTAACTATGAAAAACAAACGGCATTCTC CTAGCGAAGTTACTGACGAGGAAAGCAAACGCGCACGCAAAACTGCTGTAAGTAGTTTGTATCCGGCACTATCAGATTTGGAATTGAGAAACTTGGCATCGGAATCGAATAGAGGCAGTGGTGCCACTACTGCAATTATGTCTGACCAGAGTACCGCAGATGAACATGGTCAGATGCTAACTAAAAAACATGAAACTAGCGACTTAGATAGTATGAATGGAGATGGAAG TGACATGTATTCAGAGGAGGCAGATGACAGCAGCATAGACATCTGCAACATTAGTTTGGGGCGTGAGATAATGCATGCTGTACAAAAGAATGACGatcaccaacaaaaacaacaacaaaacaaacaaatggaG CAGAAAACTTGTGGTGATAACGAATATTTTGGCTGTGAAGATAGCTCATTGAATTCTTCTGACACTTCATTGGGTATTAACGATTACTTAGATGAGGCTTTGGAAGAAGATGGCATTGATGACGATACACAGGGAAGCTGTGATTATGCGAATGAATCTGAAAGTATAATTCATCTGTCAAAAGAA AACAAAGGGACAACTGCTTCCAATAGCTTTTCTTTTCATAAATCATcaaaaaaagacgaaaattataaaattgcaacAGAAGCAAATAAGATATCACCAATTCCAAATTCAGCAACCTCTTTGTACGCGACACAACCGGTGAAATCTGAATTGAGTATCAATCGCGAAAACGAGAACAATATGGTCACCTTGGTACATACA AGCGCTAATTCTACTCCAATTCGAAAGGTGAGTAAAGAAAGGAAGATCTTACGCTCCGACATCAGTAACGCTACCCCTGCAGCACTGAAAATTGAGcataaaaatgatataaaagAAGTCAAAAACGATGAAACCTACCTTGTTGAGGAAGTTGAGACACAAGTCAATAGTTTACAAGACGAAATAGATACAGATGATACTCACTTAGtggaagaaaaaatcaaaaaactacTGGACGAAGTATGTAAACAGCAGACGGTGATTGCACAAACAAGTCAAGCATTGAACTTATGTGCTGCTACTATTGAATTTTCGGGATCAACTGAGTCGGTTGAGGGCGAGCGGCATTTACTTGTAGCAA CTCATCGCCGTCAGGCCTGTTTAGATGAAGTACAACGTTTACGAGTAGAGAAGTGCTTGCGCCCAACAGGTTCTTTACGAGATAAAGGACGCCTTACAGTTAAAGAAATAACTATACCATTACGACAAGACTACATACGCAAACTAGCTGCGGATACCATTTCCGGCCATCATTTGGTTTGTTTACTAAAGTACAATGAATATGTTTTGGCCACAAAGACAGTACCTACTCTTCCTGGCCTGCTGGCCGTTAAATTCCCTGATGTTTTGATAATGAATAACGTTTATGCAGATTTTAGG ATTACCCTAGAAATTTACGGTATGACTGCCCAGCGAGAAGTTTTGCCTCACGAAGTAAAATATcatattaatttgaataaaaagtgTGGCATAAAAACCCCTAAAAAGAAGGGTAGTGAAAATCGATTAGTTATGCCTCCAGTACAAAGCCCTGCGGGGCCAAACGTCGTGCGCACGCCGGCATTGGTGCAATATGGTTTTGCCATATTTTCTTTACGTGAGATACAGCGGACCTCATGGACCCTAACACAA ATTCTTGGTGTAAGTCCATTGGAAGGAGTTGTGCATATGAAAGCTAATTGTGAATTATCTGTTTTGGTTGAACATCGCGGCTTTCTAACGATGTTTGAAGACATTTCTGGTTTCGGGGCTTGGCATCGACGCTGGTGTTATTTAAATGGAAGTGTACTTAATTATTGGAAGTACCCAGATGATGAGCGTAAAAAAACGCCTATCGGCACCATCGATTTGTATGCTTGTCATACACAGAAAGTAACCGTAGCGCCTCGTGACATATGTGCCCGTCTTAACACAATGATGCTCGAATTCGAGCGACCCGCAAAAGAAACAGACGTAGAATCACTCATTATTGTTCCAAATGGCCGCAACACAATTGTAAGATACCTGCTTTCAGCTGATACGAAAGAAGAGCGAGAACTTTGGTGTGCTTACTTcaataaagtcttactattgCTGCGCGCTTGGGGACCGCCGCAGTGA
- the LOC105230686 gene encoding anillin isoform X4, with product MDPFTQRILEKAEQRSRLLGISKASKHPLIESAREFNIAKSVEVGDVESRTQQKQTFQTQQITVQPAVAASLQATSRKGTSAKNESGLNCNKLEVIEKVVNNTASLSNTEQKVHRQFSAVNKQNMDLGIEINIVTNKNMEVEVQVEEQDIVNNDVSHIKTALEQTTSKIRDTSRSRLQRLGALYANPNDLSSPIHRTEGDFHSDSPVDECDGKSTKRSKQRLGKLVELASSINQWEDDTTHHDPHPLSSLPPPKPDLPSRKISNVPIATLQGTKLSNNAYKEGHENTLTENLSTKEKKPGNTTQPPCNTKQLTWDPLLFNSLEAQGFQRRKSSVVKLAYDYTKDEKSKSTEKQGDDDVKNAAHQPKVAKLASTFSKILEDKCNMIDHKERKFTNVNIGLVSGRTAAFEKKVSACQEAQKPQKDPTELSLKERMQLFERNKGEALIPKAALGMAPPISKIQNEHTVQHKGDGAKATNADVLFTNGNLNLKTSKPSNESKLREKVAALVSNTCTMAESKIKSDIQKQRKNDMQVIANRFHKQKYINESKENILESSGTKETSLNFDNTKNTTIAHPTSPPPPPPMPKESLTMKNKRHSPSEVTDEESKRARKTAVSSLYPALSDLELRNLASESNRGSGATTAIMSDQSTADEHGQMLTKKHETSDLDSMNGDGSDMYSEEADDSSIDICNISLGREIMHAVQKNDDHQQKQQQNKQMEKTCGDNEYFGCEDSSLNSSDTSLGINDYLDEALEEDGIDDDTQGSCDYANESESIIHLSKENKGTTASNSFSFHKSSKKDENYKIATEANKISPIPNSATSLYATQPVKSELSINRENENNMVTLVHTSANSTPIRKVSKERKILRSDISNATPAALKIEHKNDIKEVKNDETYLVEEVETQVNSLQDEIDTDDTHLVEEKIKKLLDEVCKQQTVIAQTSQALNLCAATIEFSGSTESVEGERHLLVATHRRQACLDEVQRLRVEKCLRPTGSLRDKGRLTVKEITIPLRQDYIRKLAADTISGHHLVCLLKYNEYVLATKTVPTLPGLLAVKFPDVLIMNNVYADFRITLEIYGMTAQREVLPHEVKYHINLNKKCGIKTPKKKGSENRLVMPPVQSPAGPNVVRTPALVQYGFAIFSLREIQRTSWTLTQILGVSPLEGVVHMKANCELSVLVEHRGFLTMFEDISGFGAWHRRWCYLNGSVLNYWKYPDDERKKTPIGTIDLYACHTQKVTVAPRDICARLNTMMLEFERPAKETDVESLIIVPNGRNTIVRYLLSADTKEERELWCAYFNKVLLLLRAWGPPQ from the exons ATGGATCCTTTTACCCAG CGAATTCTTGAAAAGGCAGAACAACGTAGTAGACTTTTAGGTATAAGTAAGGCAAGTAAACATCCTCTTATCGAGAGTGCCAGAGAGTTTAATATTGCCAAATCCGTCGAAGTCGGTGATGTGGAAAGTAGaactcaacaaaaacaaacattccaAACACAGCAGATAACTGTTCAGCCTGCTGTAGCGGCATCTTTGCAAGCTACATCACGTAAAGGAACCAGCGCAAAAAATGAAAGTGGTTTAAATTGCAATAAGTTGGAAGTTATTGAAAAGGTTGTTAATAATACTGCGAGTTTGTCGAATACGGAGCAAAAAGTTCATCGTCAGTTTTCGGCGgtgaataagcaaaatatggaTTTAGGAATTGAAATCAATATAGTGACAAATAAAAACATGGAG gttGAAGTTCAAGTAGAAGAGCAAGATATTGTCAATAATGATGTCAGCCACATTAAAACAGCATTGGAACAAACGACATCTAAAATACGAGATACTTCACGAAGTCGTTTACAGCGCCTTGGTGCACTTTATGCCAACCCCAATGACCTTTCATCGCCAATACACCGAACCGAGGGGGATTTCCATTCTGATTCTCCTGTTGATGAATGTGATGGGAAAAGTACTAAACGTTCCAAACAACGTTTAGGAAAATTAGTCGAACTTGCGAGTTCTATCAATCAGTGGGAAGATGACACCACTCATCACGACCCGCATCCACTTAGTTCACTACCGCCACCTAAGCCAGATTTACCAagtagaaaaatttcaaatgtacCGATAGCTACTTTACAAGGTACGAAATTATCAAACAATGCATATAAAGAGGGACACGAAAACACACTAACAGAGAATTTGtcaacgaaggaaaaaaaaccaGGGAATACCACACAACCGCCCTGTAATACAAAACAATTGACATGGGATCCCCTGCTGTTTAATTCACTTGAAGCCCAGGGATTTCAAAGACGTAAATCATCTGTTGTGAAACTTGCTTATGACTAcacaaaagatgaaaaaagtaaGTCGACAGAAAAACAAGGAGATGATGATGTAAAAAATGCTGCACATCAGCCTAAAGTGGCTAAGTTGGCCagcacattttcaaaaattttggagGATAAATGTAATATGATTGACCATAAGGAACGAAAATTCACAAATGTTAATATTGGTTTAGTTTCTGGACGAACGGCTGCTTTTGAGAAAAAAGTTAGCGCTTGTCAAGAAGCACAAAAGCCACAAAAAGATCCGACAGAATTATCGCTCAAGGAACGTATGCAATTATTTGAACGGAATAAAGGGGAAGCCCTTATTCCGAAAGCTGCTCTCGGAATGGCTCCGCCTATAAGCAAAATTCAGAATGAGCACACTGTGCAACATAAAGGAGATGGTGCCAAAG CAACTAATGCCGACGTTTTGTTTACtaatggaaatttaaatttgaaaacatcgAAACCCAGCAACGAAAGTAAATTGCGTGAAAAAGTAGCTGCGCTTGTTTCAAACACATGTACCATGGCAGAGAGCAAAATAAAATCTGATATACAAAAGCAACGTAAAAATGATATGCAAGTTATTGCAAATCGatttcacaaacaaaaatatataaatgaaagcaAAGAGAACATATTGGAGTCATCTGGAACTAAGGAAACATCGCTTAATTTTGATAATACGAAAAATACCACTATCGCACATCCTAcgtcaccaccaccaccacctccGATGCCCAAAGAAAGTTTAACTATGAAAAACAAACGGCATTCTC CTAGCGAAGTTACTGACGAGGAAAGCAAACGCGCACGCAAAACTGCTGTAAGTAGTTTGTATCCGGCACTATCAGATTTGGAATTGAGAAACTTGGCATCGGAATCGAATAGAGGCAGTGGTGCCACTACTGCAATTATGTCTGACCAGAGTACCGCAGATGAACATGGTCAGATGCTAACTAAAAAACATGAAACTAGCGACTTAGATAGTATGAATGGAGATGGAAG TGACATGTATTCAGAGGAGGCAGATGACAGCAGCATAGACATCTGCAACATTAGTTTGGGGCGTGAGATAATGCATGCTGTACAAAAGAATGACGatcaccaacaaaaacaacaacaaaacaaacaaatggaG AAAACTTGTGGTGATAACGAATATTTTGGCTGTGAAGATAGCTCATTGAATTCTTCTGACACTTCATTGGGTATTAACGATTACTTAGATGAGGCTTTGGAAGAAGATGGCATTGATGACGATACACAGGGAAGCTGTGATTATGCGAATGAATCTGAAAGTATAATTCATCTGTCAAAAGAA AACAAAGGGACAACTGCTTCCAATAGCTTTTCTTTTCATAAATCATcaaaaaaagacgaaaattataaaattgcaacAGAAGCAAATAAGATATCACCAATTCCAAATTCAGCAACCTCTTTGTACGCGACACAACCGGTGAAATCTGAATTGAGTATCAATCGCGAAAACGAGAACAATATGGTCACCTTGGTACATACA AGCGCTAATTCTACTCCAATTCGAAAGGTGAGTAAAGAAAGGAAGATCTTACGCTCCGACATCAGTAACGCTACCCCTGCAGCACTGAAAATTGAGcataaaaatgatataaaagAAGTCAAAAACGATGAAACCTACCTTGTTGAGGAAGTTGAGACACAAGTCAATAGTTTACAAGACGAAATAGATACAGATGATACTCACTTAGtggaagaaaaaatcaaaaaactacTGGACGAAGTATGTAAACAGCAGACGGTGATTGCACAAACAAGTCAAGCATTGAACTTATGTGCTGCTACTATTGAATTTTCGGGATCAACTGAGTCGGTTGAGGGCGAGCGGCATTTACTTGTAGCAA CTCATCGCCGTCAGGCCTGTTTAGATGAAGTACAACGTTTACGAGTAGAGAAGTGCTTGCGCCCAACAGGTTCTTTACGAGATAAAGGACGCCTTACAGTTAAAGAAATAACTATACCATTACGACAAGACTACATACGCAAACTAGCTGCGGATACCATTTCCGGCCATCATTTGGTTTGTTTACTAAAGTACAATGAATATGTTTTGGCCACAAAGACAGTACCTACTCTTCCTGGCCTGCTGGCCGTTAAATTCCCTGATGTTTTGATAATGAATAACGTTTATGCAGATTTTAGG ATTACCCTAGAAATTTACGGTATGACTGCCCAGCGAGAAGTTTTGCCTCACGAAGTAAAATATcatattaatttgaataaaaagtgTGGCATAAAAACCCCTAAAAAGAAGGGTAGTGAAAATCGATTAGTTATGCCTCCAGTACAAAGCCCTGCGGGGCCAAACGTCGTGCGCACGCCGGCATTGGTGCAATATGGTTTTGCCATATTTTCTTTACGTGAGATACAGCGGACCTCATGGACCCTAACACAA ATTCTTGGTGTAAGTCCATTGGAAGGAGTTGTGCATATGAAAGCTAATTGTGAATTATCTGTTTTGGTTGAACATCGCGGCTTTCTAACGATGTTTGAAGACATTTCTGGTTTCGGGGCTTGGCATCGACGCTGGTGTTATTTAAATGGAAGTGTACTTAATTATTGGAAGTACCCAGATGATGAGCGTAAAAAAACGCCTATCGGCACCATCGATTTGTATGCTTGTCATACACAGAAAGTAACCGTAGCGCCTCGTGACATATGTGCCCGTCTTAACACAATGATGCTCGAATTCGAGCGACCCGCAAAAGAAACAGACGTAGAATCACTCATTATTGTTCCAAATGGCCGCAACACAATTGTAAGATACCTGCTTTCAGCTGATACGAAAGAAGAGCGAGAACTTTGGTGTGCTTACTTcaataaagtcttactattgCTGCGCGCTTGGGGACCGCCGCAGTGA